The stretch of DNA GTTATGTGCCTTTGCTTTGTTATTTGACTATCCATCACACTCAAGATCTCTTAGTCTCAGTGAATTTGGTAAAGTCATGCTCGTTTTATTTAGTTATGGCAATAGTATAAAAATTTGTGCATGATGCCCTGAGCCCCTGACCAAGTTCTCTAGTTTTATTACATGAGACAGGTAGGAGTCTCTATATGTAGATTGTAGGATTCTCTATATCTTTTTTGTTTGATTCATTGTAAAACATATATCTGTTCTATCCTTccctataaaatataaaatcaaaatccaaaCAGATGCTATGAGGTTATGTGCTTAACAGTACCAGATTTGATCCAACATTGGAGAGGGCAATAGTATTTGCCGTTGGTAATACCTTAGTTTGTGATACACTTGATGAGGCCAAGCGTCTTAGCTGGAGCGGAGATAGATTTAAAGGTAAAATCTTAAATGCATTTGTTTTTTGGGTAATGAGCCTTTTATTCCTACTACCATAAATCCATTTATACTAATATCTTGCATTGTGCTTGTAGTTGTGACTATTGATGGGATTTTGTTGACAAAATCGGGTACAATGACTGGTGGTACAAGCTCTAGTATTGAAGTACGCTCTCATAAATGGGATGACAAAAAAGTTGATGGTATGTGCAATGGAGTTAGGGGTGTCAAAGTGGGTTGAGGCCTGTGACTGGCCCTAACCTGCCCCACTGTGGGATGGGTTAGGGTTGAAAATTTTTGGCCCGTGAGGAAGCGGGCCTCACAGGCTCAACCTGTGGGCtggctaatatttaaaaaaatgatttttttaatagaatgtTATAACTCATTATTAGattcaaatatttataacatattcattctttttaaaatcttattatacattattgttcattgtattgtatataatataaatataaattaacactttcgtataaaaaaattagtacaaatttatgattataattaaaaCATCATTATCCATCAAATTATAgtatgtataaattaaaatttatatgaattttcctttttttttattatattaaaatatagtatgtaatataatataagtatttttttaaagtttattattattattattattattaaatttaaattctaagtTAGCCTGTGGGCTGGCCTGTGAGGCCTACCAACCCGCATGGGGCGGGTTAGTGCCAAAGAAGTTTGGGCTGCAGGGTTCGTGAGTTGGCCTGCCAAATTTCTAGCCCGCTGCTGGGCGGGCAGGCCCGCATTGACACCCCTAAATGGAGTGTATCTAAATACCTTTGCTTTAGTtgcaaaatgttttaattttggcCTCAGGactgaagaagaaaaaggaagcACTTGAATCGCAGTTGGAGGATCTTGGTTCAATTAGAGAGATGAATCTCAAGGAGTCGGAACTATCTGGCAAAATCACTGGGCTTGAAAGGAAAATTCACTATACAGAAATTGAACAGGTTAATGGAGTAAATTGCGCCACATTTCTAATTTCCATGAATCTTCTCATACTATGCATTTGGTGAAGAGAAATGTGCTGCTAGATATTGGTTTAATTGTAAATTAACATTGCCAAGTGCTTCTAATTCATCGCACTTTGACCAGCCTAGTATTAAATACTCCATTTGTCCCATTTTGTTGTATTTAGTGCTTTAGGTTGATTGGACTAAAAAGTTTTAATACtcttaagctcaacttttgaaattaaaaattagatattATGAACTATACATTATGCATCACTTATTTTAAGAATCACAATTCAGAGTTTTaaagaaatatgttttaaaaaattggtcAAAAATTAGATTATGTTGACTCTTGAGAAATGAAACTAGGCAATCTTTTTGGAATACAGGAGTAATAGATAAAGTTTAGGGTTGTTGGTTAGTTTCCTTGCTGTCACCAACTTTATTTAGTTTGTAGTCCATGTTGATATTTAGTTCAGACTTCAAATGTAGAATTGAATTTAATATAGCTTAGACAAGTGATTCGGTTCTTTTATTAGTATGTTGGACTTTTTTGTTGGATGAGAGATTGAAGATCAAAGTTTTCACTCTGGATATTTTCAGTCCTCAAATCTGTTGATGATTAAATCAGTTGTAACTCTTCATATATGGTTAATCTCTtcctagaaaatatttttttccctaCTAGTTATGACtattttttttgcagaaaaGTATTGCTGATAAACTTACAAACTTGAATCGTGAAAGGGAAACCATTGAAAATGAGATTGATCGCATGAAGCCTGAACTTAAAAAGGTCTGTAGTGCTCTTTTTCTTCGTCTCTTTAGGAGCATGATCATGTGGCAGCTATTATACTACACAACTCGCTCTTGGTTTTCTGCAGTTGGAAAACGCCATCAGTGAAAGGACTAGAGAGATCCTGTCTCGAGAGAGGAGGATCAATGACATTGTTGATCGCATTTATAAGAGATTCAGCGAGTCTGTTGGGGTGAACAATATTCGTGAGTATGAAGAAAACCAGCTCAAAGCTGTAGAGCAGATGGCTGAAGAAAGGCTTAGCCTGCACAATCAGCAATCAAAGATTAAATATCAGTATGTTTTTTGCCTGAGTTTTATATGTTATGGTGATGCTAGCCTTAATCTTCTATTTGTGATCATCCTTGATTTAGTTGAACTCTGTACTTTCTGATTAGTACCACAAGTAAAATATCAGAGGAGAGAGGAGATTGCTGCTATAAGCAGTCCAGGAAGCTTTTATGACCTCTGCTATAAGGATTGGTTTACATACTTAATTGATGTACACATTACTATATAACCAAAAAACACATCTCTACTTGACCTAAGCAAAGGCTCCAATTCCTTGAttgctttatatttttatgGATATGCACAACCTTGCATAGTGTCTTAGCCTTCTGCTCATCTATTTTTTCTACATGTTCTATGTACTTTTGGGTTGTACCCTGCATTGGTGTAGACTATTAAACATTATACTGTAACCATAAAACTTGGCATAACTACCCACAAATTGGCAGAATTATTCTGTTGACTTAGTTCATGAGTCCATCTATGCAGTTGAGGTTCAAACAGGGATAGTCAAGAGTGTAATAATTGTCCCCCTTGAGACatagaataatagaataatagatccCCACGCAACTTGTTTGTGGCCATTGATTTGTTGCACTGCTGATCATTCATGCATGAGAAGTTCAAAGATGTGCAGCAATGTTGTGTAAACTAAGTTTTAACTTCACATTAAGGATTGTTTTCGTGGTCATGCTATTGATTTAAGAGGTATTACTTTGCTTAATGATTAAGTGTTTAACCAGTTATATTGCAGTTTgtcgtctctctctctctctctctcttttcatGCAAAATCTGTGGGAATGGGGGATAGTTTTAACCTATCATCTTAAGAACACTTGGAGAGTTTGCAGCTTTGACATACTGATTTCTTACTGTAATgcttattaataatatatcaaTTCCCAGATTGGAGTATGAGCAGAAGCGGGACATGGATTCAAGGATTACCAAATTGGGTGCAACACTTATCAAGTTAAAGAATGATTTGTCAGAGGTTGAGGAGAGTGAGAAGGAACTGAAATCAACAATAGAAATGGCAATTAAGGAAATTAAGCATTACAAAGAAGAAGTAACAGGTATGTAAATCAACTTTAGaattattttcacttttggtcccatgactaATACGTCACTTCTACGTTTGATCCTCAAGTATTACTTTTGCCACATTTGGTGCACTGTTGGTAGAAACCAGTCAGAATTCATCACATTTCTAGTTCAGAACCATAACAGCTTGAACACTTTGACACTTCTGGGGAGAAACTATATGGTTTTGAATTGGAAACatgatgtaaatatgtaattggGTTTTCTATTAGAGATTTGGTTAGAAAGACCAAACGTGGGTTATGTGGCAAAAATAATGCTTGGGGACCAAGTTTGATGGCAACCTAAGAGTCATGAGCTAAAAATGGAAACAATTCATGAACTTATTTATGTTGCTCTGAGCAAGGTTCTTCTAGTTATATCTTAGGCTTTGGCTATTGAGATCTTACATATATGCATGTAAAAACAATTGACATTGAAGATATATAATGTACACAAATGCAAGCAGGTGTGCTTCTGATGTACTATGAATAAGAGTAGGAGATTGATGCTAAAAATACTCCCTACAGATCATTCACAGTTACTTTAGCTATTTTCTTAGTTAATTTGACCAAATTTCACTTTACGTTTTGATATTGgtaaattcaatttttgaaaactaacataattatattatgatactACAAAACTAACAAAAGTACTATTTGTCTATTTGACTTTGCTCAAAAGTTAAATCTAAGTCAACATAAATGGTACATGAGTGAAATTCCTCCTTACTAAATACTCCATACTGGCAGTTTTCTAGAATGACAAAATGATTGAGGAGCATAGATTCAAGCAATGGatgtaaaatgtttttttctgtttatactaattttttttcctgaactgttataataattttaattcaataatcTTAATCATAAAAGGATTTATAAGTCCTTTTTTGTGTAGCGTGGAAATCCAAATCAGAAGATTGTGAAAAGGATATACAGGAATTGCAGAAAGAGATATCTGCTAAAACAACAACCATTAGCAAACTTAAGCGTCAAATAAATTCAAAGGTTGGTGTTATTAGTTGACTGTCTTGCAAATTTTCATGCATAAACTAACAGATGCAGATGCATTGAAGATTCAACAATCATGTTTTTCTGGCTTGAAGCTACAGATGGAAAAGGGGTAAAAAGATAATACTAATACATTCTTCCTGGGGGATTACAGGAGGCACAGATTGAACAGTTGAAATCAGGGAAGCAAGAGATATTGGAGAAGTGTGAATTAGAGCATATTAGCATTCCGACTATCTCTGATCCAATGGATAGCGATGAGACAACTCCTGGTCCTGTTTTTGATTTCAGTAAACTCAGTAGAGCTTGTCGGGAGAGTAATGGACCATCTGATAGAAGGGGGAAACTCGAAGAAgaattttcaaagaaaatatctACACTAATGTCAGATATTGAAAGAACTGCTCCGAATCTGAAGGCCCTTGATCAATATGAGGCTCTGCGGCAGAAAGAAGATGCTGTTACTAAGGAATTTGAAGATGCAAAGAATGAAGAGAAGAAAGTAACTGATGAGTACAACAGAGTGAAGGAGACAAGGTATGTTTCTTCATCTCCACTGTTCTTCAAAATGTTCTGATGCATTTTTACATTAAACTTTGCTACTTTATTAACTTCTCACCAACTTTGCTTTCCCATCTTGGTGCAGAATAGTAAATGGGCTGTAGAGTTGCCCATCTCTGGGGGTGGAATATGAAAATATCTGTGTAGTTTTGTATGGTATAAAGGTGGTCTAATTGGGAATCCTTAATGAGGCTGGGGCCTCCCACTTCACGGAAAAGTAATCTGTTTCAACTCTTTCAATTAGAAAGAGAGTACTTGGCACCATCTTTCTGGCAGGGTATCAATGTGTCACCTAGGCGGATGAAATTGAGATTGTCTTATTTCAATgctaaaattcaattttttatcaATAGTGTGTGTTTTCTAATGATACCAAACACACTATTGAAATTTAGTCATGagataaaaatttgaaattgcgATTATTTTCCAATAGTGTGTGTTTGGTATCAACTGTTGTCCTATTTCTGTATTTCAATCTGTTTGAATATTGTAAATACCGAGTCTTTGACTCTCATTGTCAGGTATGAATTGTTTATGAAGGCTTTCAATCATATATCTGGCAATATAGACAAAATTTACAAACAACTCACAAAGAGCAGCACACACCCCCTTGGAGGCACAGCATATCTCAACTTGGATAATGAAGATGAACCATACTTACATGGCATTAAGTACACTGCAATGCCACCGACAAAGCGCTATCGTGAAATGGAACATCTATCTGGTGGAGAGAAAACTGTAGCTGCACTTGCATTGCTCTTTGCTATCCACAGGTATGCTTCTCCTGACATGGAGTTCCTTGTGTCGTTAAAAAATGACCTACTCTGAGTGAAATGTTGGGGTTCTATCTTTTTTACAAGCCAATCTGAGTATTCATcggtttattttaattttatatatatatatatatagtagagttcaggtgtggccgcgtcttaacgtgcggttagtgcacaacacaaatatgtacCATTAGGTACTCGACACcgaaaaatacaccactaggtatgcaaatatacaccacacagtgttcagaaatgcacaattaggggcaggggagttatggggTATTATGTTgggtgtgttgtgtgttttttggtgtttttgtgtattttcattgttgtgcattttttaatattgagtggtgtatatttgtatacatagtggtgtatacTATGTAGATTTGagcagatttctatatatatatatatatatataccttgttTGAAATTATTTCTCACATCCAAGTTGCAATGGGAGTTATGTTATCTATGCTTTGATCTACATGTTGTCTAAACTGTAGTTTGATGTGTTTCTGCTGTGGAATTTTCAGTTTTAGGCCTTCACCATTCTTCATATTGGACGAAGTGGATGCTGCATTGGATAATTTAAATGTTGCCAAGGTTGCGGGATTTATTAGATCAAAATCATGTGGGGGAGCCCGGCTTAATGTGGACACCGAGGAAGGGTGTGGGTTTCAAAGTATTGTCATATCTCTCAAGGATAGCTTTTATGACAAGGCTGAAGCTCTGGTCGGTGTGTATAGAGATTCTGATAGAAGGTGAGGTTCTCTCGAATCTCTACTAGTTTCATTTCATtctttaacaaaatatacatacatgctCAGTGATCTATTTTTCCTTCGCCCCAGTTGCTCAAGGACGCTGACATTCGATTTGACCAAGTACCGTGAATCATGAGCACATTTTATCAGTTCTGACGAGCCATGCTCGGCATGGTGTATATACTAGCAGGGTTATTTGTGAGATAAGGAGAACTAGGAATAGAGGTCAGTGGTAGTAGTAATATCATTTAATGTCAGTAGTGTGCCAAATTAAGTACTTGTTTATTGTGTTTGGGCGTGAtactaattactaaatatttggTTCATCTCAGACTCAGAAGGATATTGAAACTAATgctgtattatattattaatataatgggATTTGGATAAAAATGCATGTTGGATCTCGGAATTTATAAGGGTATAGTAATTCGCTTCTACTGCACAATTTTAATGTTCAAAAATTTATCATTTCAGTGCTGTGACTGAAAATGTCAAATAGTGCTTGTTAACCTTTTCGTCTACAGtggttaaaattttgataatttttaatctctaatttcaaattttgttttgttttgtttttttgtttggggTGAAATCATTCAAATATGAAGTTACTTCCGCAAAAGTTGGGACTTGGGAGAGAACTTTTTGAGAGTACTCTGCCATTTTACTTCAATAGCCAACTTGTAtaactaagagcatccttatcagttggaGTTCTTTCACAGTTTTTTATGGATCCACAATTTTCtattctatattttaattatttctttaattatttgaactataaatttataattataaaaattaattaaaataaacatacttaaatttaattaaaatgataattattaacatttaaattaatttacattGTTGCTCTacttattttaatcattttaattttaattgtaattaaatcattcaaaatttaattcaaaaatatatattatataattaaaatttgtgataaatttataatataaataataaaacaataaaaaaacaaacaaattaaatgttttgTCAAAAAAAGATTGCAGTGTGCGCCTGTGTCCCAACTCTCGCAATgttcattaatttaaaaaaataaaaaataaaaacaaagagaTTGAGAATGGCCGCCAGCTGGCAGCCACTCTCAATCTTCCAAGCGGGCGCGTGGGAAGCACGCGCCCGCTAGGGCAGCAGTGCGCGCCACTGCTGCTctctttgttgttgtttttttttttttttaaatttatttctgacATTATCTTGGCATTTGCAAGAAGAACCAAGCATGAAATAACTCCTTTCTACATCAGTTTCAAAATCATGAAGTAGTTATTTCTCTGCTATGAACCCGAAAAAAACTATTGATAGAAATACTCTAATTGGTCAATTTGTATAACTCTCCTTCCCCCTTCACCGTTGCaaaatggaaaatgatttccccAAAAAaaggaagtcattttttttaaaatattacggagtagctatttttcattgaccaatCCATTAATTTTCAttgactttaaatttttattaaaaacgCGGAAAATGATAtctagaaattatttttcaagtttttaaacacgtaaaaaaaaaaaataccagcTTAATCTACTTTAGGAGGAGGCTAAACGAGCCCAACCATGACAGGTTAAACTCATTTTATCATTTCTAAATTTTGATATACTCGTGTCATTTTTTCATGCATCCTTGGATGACGAGAGTGTCCGTGCGCTAGTTACTATTTCCCTATGCTTTGCAAGCGCACCAGGTCAATCCGAAACCTTTTTTTCTTTACACCTTTGCCCTTTATAAATTTTCACCTTAGCCCCTTTTTTAAATTTGCATCCCCTCTCATGTTTAAATTCTACCAgctttggtcccacgactatgattttagtaccaattttcattcatgaTTATTATTTTCGTGCTAAAATTCATCGCGttggtcacccatccgtttaaaacgttcAAAAAcctaaaattgttaagggtattttcgtcattttcaacttaatatctcaatttgagtatgaataaatggatttaagtcctaagatcgatcaaaattcatagttttcctcctcattttacattcatttgaggaggagaactgtgaattttgatcgatcttagggcttGAATCTCTTTATTCATTCTCAAATTgtgatattgagttgaaaatgacgaaaatatcattaaaaattttagatttcgccACATTTTAAACAGAtggtgaccggcgcgatgaattttgacactaaaacagTAGCTTTGAGAccaaaattagtaaaaattaaacatgtagatcaaaattttcactttactaatagtcgtgggatcaAAATATGGTATTTGCTCACTAATATAACAGTAAAAAAGTGAGAAAATTGTAAGGCGAGGTAAAAATAACCTAACCAGGTGAAGATTGACAACTTTGATGACATATAGTATCTCAAATGGATCGGAATTGGTATGTAATAACTGTACATATTTTCTAAGAGTTTTTTACACTTTTGGTCCAGCGAGTATTGTGttactaataattttgattcacaACTTTCAAAACTTGCATAACTGATCCACGAGTATCAATTTCTTAGTGCAAATGGTTCTTCTGATGAAATTTCCGTCAAATTTTCACCAGTAAAGGAGacatttatttctaattagtttcttttttcatactattaactttattattagtgtataaaatttatatttttagaaatta from Ipomoea triloba cultivar NCNSP0323 chromosome 7, ASM357664v1 encodes:
- the LOC116024810 gene encoding structural maintenance of chromosomes protein 1 isoform X2; the encoded protein is MPSQPSPGKIHRLELENFKSYKGFQTIGPFYDFTAIIGPNGAGKSNLMDAISFVLGVRTGQLRGAQLRDLIYAFDDREKEQRGRKAFVRMVYQLASGTEIQFTRSITSAGGSEYRIDGRVVNWDEYNAKLKSLDILVKARNFLVFQGDVESIASKNPRELTALLEQISGSEEFKRRYDELEEEKARAEEKKALAYQRKKTVNMERKQKKEQKEEAERHLRLQRELKNLKQEHFLWQLFNIENDITKVSTDLEAEEIRIREIVDELEKYENEAREKKKELSGYMREVALYERKIADKKSKLDKSQPEVVKKKEEASRINSKIKSTSKELEKRQGEKKKHAAEVQKLERDLLDITEQLNELRKKSHDAGGKLQLADSQLETYHQIKEEAGMRTAKLRDEKDILDRKQNADIEAQKNLVENLQQLENRKQELESQEKQMRSRLKKMIEEVKQHKEELTLAIKEQREMRDKHADSRRKYEMLKAKIDDVENQLRELKADRHESERDTKISQAVDNLKQLFPGVHGRMIDLCKPIQTRYNLALTVAMGRFMDAIVVEDEHTGKECIKYLKDQKLPPQTFIPLQSVRVKPVMERLRALNGTAKLVFDVIQFDPTLERAIVFAVGNTLVCDTLDEAKRLSWSGDRFKVVTIDGILLTKSGTMTGGTSSSIELQNVLILASGLKKKKEALESQLEDLGSIREMNLKESELSGKITGLERKIHYTEIEQKSIADKLTNLNRERETIENEIDRMKPELKKLENAISERTREILSRERRINDIVDRIYKRFSESVGVNNIREYEENQLKAVEQMAEERLSLHNQQSKIKYQLEYEQKRDMDSRITKLGATLIKLKNDLSEVEESEKELKSTIEMAIKEIKHYKEEVTAWKSKSEDCEKDIQELQKEISAKTTTISKLKRQINSKEAQIEQLKSGKQEILEKCELEHISIPTISDPMDSDETTPGPVFDFSKLSRACRESNGPSDRRGKLEEEFSKKISTLMSDIERTAPNLKALDQYEALRQKEDAVTKEFEDAKNEEKKVTDEYNRVKETRYELFMKAFNHISGNIDKIYKQLTKSSTHPLGGTAYLNLDNEDEPYLHGIKYTAMPPTKRYREMEHLSGGEKTVAALALLFAIHSFRPSPFFILDEVDAALDNLNVAKVAGFIRSKSCGGARLNVDTEEGCGFQSIVISLKDSFYDKAEALVGVYRDSDRSCSRTLTFDLTKYRES
- the LOC116024810 gene encoding structural maintenance of chromosomes protein 1 isoform X1, whose protein sequence is MPSQPSPGKIHRLELENFKSYKGFQTIGPFYDFTAIIGPNGAGKSNLMDAISFVLGVRTGQLRGAQLRDLIYAFDDREKEQRGRKAFVRMVYQLASGTEIQFTRSITSAGGSEYRIDGRVVNWDEYNAKLKSLDILVKARNFLVFQGDVESIASKNPRELTALLEQISGSEEFKRRYDELEEEKARAEEKKALAYQRKKTVNMERKQKKEQKEEAERHLRLQRELKNLKQEHFLWQLFNIENDITKVSTDLEAEEIRIREIVDELEKYENEAREKKKELSGYMREVALYERKIADKKSKLDKSQPEVVKKKEEASRINSKIKSTSKELEKRQGEKKKHAAEVQKLERDLLDITEQLNELRKKSHDAGGKLQLADSQLETYHQIKEEAGMRTAKLRDEKDILDRKQNADIEAQKNLVENLQQLENRKQELESQEKQMRSRLKKMIEEVKQHKEELTLAIKEQREMRDKHADSRRKYEMLKAKIDDVENQLRELKADRHESERDTKISQAVDNLKQLFPGVHGRMIDLCKPIQTRYNLALTVAMGRFMDAIVVEDEHTGKECIKYLKDQKLPPQTFIPLQSVRVKPVMERLRALNGTAKLVFDVIQFDPTLERAIVFAVGNTLVCDTLDEAKRLSWSGDRFKVVTIDGILLTKSGTMTGGTSSSIEVRSHKWDDKKVDGLKKKKEALESQLEDLGSIREMNLKESELSGKITGLERKIHYTEIEQKSIADKLTNLNRERETIENEIDRMKPELKKLENAISERTREILSRERRINDIVDRIYKRFSESVGVNNIREYEENQLKAVEQMAEERLSLHNQQSKIKYQLEYEQKRDMDSRITKLGATLIKLKNDLSEVEESEKELKSTIEMAIKEIKHYKEEVTAWKSKSEDCEKDIQELQKEISAKTTTISKLKRQINSKEAQIEQLKSGKQEILEKCELEHISIPTISDPMDSDETTPGPVFDFSKLSRACRESNGPSDRRGKLEEEFSKKISTLMSDIERTAPNLKALDQYEALRQKEDAVTKEFEDAKNEEKKVTDEYNRVKETRYELFMKAFNHISGNIDKIYKQLTKSSTHPLGGTAYLNLDNEDEPYLHGIKYTAMPPTKRYREMEHLSGGEKTVAALALLFAIHSFRPSPFFILDEVDAALDNLNVAKVAGFIRSKSCGGARLNVDTEEGCGFQSIVISLKDSFYDKAEALVGVYRDSDRSCSRTLTFDLTKYRES